Proteins co-encoded in one endosymbiont 'TC1' of Trimyema compressum genomic window:
- a CDS encoding TraM recognition domain-containing protein, whose amino-acid sequence MRFNLIIQGFNQLKALYGEDTMNTIKDNCLFCIYLALTNDTTLKELSSRLCTYTTESVSIGDSYQVEAGSQKA is encoded by the coding sequence ATGCGTTTTAACTTAATTATACAAGGTTTTAATCAACTTAAAGCATTATATGGTGAAGATACAATGAATACTATTAAAGATAACTGTTTGTTTTGTATTTACTTAGCTTTAACCAATGATACAACCTTAAAAGAATTAAGTAGTCGTTTATGTACATATACTACAGAATCGGTTTCAATTGGCGACAGTTATCAAGTAGAGGCTGGAAGTCAAAAAGCATGA
- a CDS encoding solute carrier family 23 protein, producing the protein MAFIVILTILLFNKFFTGFLRNISVIIGIIIGYVICLLLGNVDLGIMDGRDWFGFNMPFYYFFDHGAQMAGVIQWQHLPVAIITMIIVMFTVIIDSTGTFLATADIVGKKKITQKEFARGIAADGLSSVIGGSFNSLPYTAFAENLGLIALTGVKSRWVVVTAGGILVVLGSMPKLAAFVESIPVFVIGGAAFVMFATVTGDGIRILKQVDFDKNHGNILIVSISLGMALLPLTGNLIVPSATLAATKEVVYRPFFGLLSMGANGVIDLSPILSSGIF; encoded by the coding sequence GTGGCTTTTATTGTAATTCTAACTATTTTGCTTTTTAATAAATTTTTTACAGGATTTTTAAGAAATATTTCTGTAATTATTGGAATTATAATAGGCTATGTTATTTGTCTTTTATTAGGAAATGTGGATTTAGGTATTATGGACGGAAGGGATTGGTTCGGTTTCAATATGCCATTCTATTATTTCTTCGATCATGGTGCCCAAATGGCAGGTGTTATTCAATGGCAGCATTTGCCAGTTGCCATTATAACAATGATTATTGTTATGTTTACAGTAATTATTGATTCAACTGGTACTTTTTTAGCTACGGCAGATATTGTAGGCAAAAAAAAAATAACTCAAAAAGAGTTTGCTAGAGGAATTGCAGCAGATGGTCTTTCATCAGTTATTGGCGGAAGCTTTAACTCATTACCCTATACTGCTTTTGCAGAAAACTTGGGATTGATTGCTTTAACTGGTGTTAAATCAAGGTGGGTAGTTGTTACAGCAGGTGGTATCTTAGTTGTCTTAGGTTCAATGCCGAAGCTGGCAGCTTTTGTGGAATCCATTCCTGTATTTGTAATTGGTGGAGCAGCATTTGTAATGTTTGCTACTGTTACAGGCGATGGTATCCGTATTTTGAAACAAGTAGATTTTGATAAAAACCATGGTAATATTTTAATTGTTTCTATTTCTTTAGGAATGGCACTTTTACCTTTGACAGGTAATTTGATTGTACCAAGTGCAACATTGGCTGCAACTAAAGAAGTTGTCTATAGACCATTCTTTGGTCTTTTATCAATGGGTGCTAATGGTGTAATCGATTTGAGTCCTATCTTGAGTTCTGGTATTTTTTAG
- a CDS encoding monomethylamine:corrinoid methyltransferase has product MKSNVRLLDVLDRAEEGPIMDEKEFDKLVSKTTREILKKYELKYNNEDAILMDDNLADRFFKAGLEMAEILGIYCTSTHRRMLFAKEEILEALKWTLNQVTVGSGLDATTIVKRRPEDTIISKNVRGPFGTPIPEKLYSEVMESYIKEPIIDTVVGGNLELVHGRQPKTSSPWEVLLAWREIELSKAAAQRAGRPGNWFWCCRKRCY; this is encoded by the coding sequence ATGAAAAGTAATGTGCGCTTATTAGATGTTTTAGATCGTGCTGAAGAAGGTCCTATAATGGACGAAAAAGAGTTTGATAAATTGGTTTCAAAAACAACTCGTGAAATATTAAAAAAATATGAGCTTAAATATAATAACGAAGATGCCATTTTAATGGATGATAATTTAGCGGATCGCTTTTTTAAAGCAGGATTAGAAATGGCGGAAATTCTAGGTATCTATTGCACATCAACTCATAGAAGAATGCTTTTTGCTAAGGAAGAAATTTTAGAGGCTCTTAAATGGACACTTAACCAAGTTACAGTTGGTTCTGGCCTAGACGCTACAACTATTGTGAAAAGAAGACCAGAAGATACAATCATATCTAAGAATGTTAGGGGTCCTTTTGGTACTCCCATTCCAGAAAAGCTTTACTCAGAGGTTATGGAAAGTTATATTAAGGAACCCATTATTGATACTGTTGTTGGTGGGAATTTAGAATTAGTTCATGGCAGACAACCTAAAACAAGTTCTCCTTGGGAAGTTTTACTCGCTTGGAGAGAAATTGAACTGTCAAAAGCAGCCGCTCAAAGAGCTGGTAGGCCGGGGAATTGGTTTTGGTGTTGTAGAAAACGCTGTTACTGA
- a CDS encoding InlB B-repeat-containing protein, whose product MAPIDSEDYILADLATVLDKGDLVKDGYDFVGWNTSGDGKGVPYNVGEQLTIVDNITLFAQWKAQPIDPVNPGKPVDDSNKGSLNGLNLPKTGAQYDAHYFSNTGLNFRNIYLI is encoded by the coding sequence TTGGCCCCTATTGATTCTGAAGATTACATTCTCGCTGATCTTGCAACAGTTTTAGATAAAGGTGACTTAGTTAAGGATGGTTATGATTTTGTTGGTTGGAATACTAGTGGAGATGGCAAGGGCGTTCCCTATAATGTAGGAGAACAGCTTACAATAGTGGATAATATAACATTATTTGCGCAATGGAAAGCCCAACCAATAGATCCAGTTAATCCTGGAAAACCTGTTGATGACTCTAATAAAGGTTCTCTAAATGGTCTTAATTTACCTAAAACAGGAGCCCAATACGATGCTCATTATTTCAGCAATACTGGCCTTAATTTCAGGAACATTTATCTTATTTAA
- a CDS encoding solute carrier family 23 protein produces the protein MAISPLSGHLLRLFPSVVTGTLITAVGISLIPVGLTMIGGQGVGVNLGGDSAYGSPMFF, from the coding sequence ATGGCTATTTCACCTTTATCCGGTCATTTATTAAGGTTATTTCCTTCTGTTGTAACTGGGACGTTAATTACAGCTGTGGGAATTTCTTTAATACCTGTTGGTTTAACAATGATTGGTGGTCAAGGAGTAGGGGTTAATTTAGGTGGTGATAGTGCATACGGTTCACCAATGTTTTTTTAG
- a CDS encoding SHOCT domain-containing protein, protein MYTKKHNDLVGKIKQKLEELMTCKKSNVTSGTVSVADEIRKYKLLCDEGIITEDEFDAKKKQLLG, encoded by the coding sequence ATGTATACAAAAAAACATAATGATTTAGTGGGAAAAATAAAGCAGAAATTGGAAGAGCTGATGACTTGTAAAAAAAGTAATGTTACATCTGGAACAGTCAGTGTTGCTGATGAAATTAGAAAATACAAACTTTTATGCGACGAAGGAATTATCACTGAAGATGAGTTTGATGCTAAAAAGAAACAGTTGTTAGGTTAG
- a CDS encoding DegV family protein, translating into MIKILADSSADYPVDMKVSCLVTTLPLMINFGGETYRDKVDLTADDFYEKIKTSSVMPKTAQVSENDYKEAMIKMLDSNDDEIIVITLAGALSGTYNSAVKAADAVDKKRIHVIDGSVTMLNCVLVVKAVELIEAGKNTKQVIKEIKDTIRNQHAVFSVYDLDFLKRGGRISFVQSVVGGMLNIKPILTLTNERGLTSIDKAKGDKQLIKKLIKYAKEGRNKKNPLMLVYAGKDILPKALAFQKELEEALGEKVEFFTEVGAVIGTHTGPGLLGVGY; encoded by the coding sequence ATGATTAAAATATTAGCAGATAGTTCAGCTGATTATCCAGTGGATATGAAAGTTAGTTGTCTTGTAACAACCCTTCCTTTAATGATTAATTTCGGAGGTGAGACCTATCGAGATAAAGTTGACTTAACTGCAGATGATTTTTATGAAAAGATTAAGACCTCATCAGTTATGCCAAAGACTGCTCAAGTCTCAGAGAATGATTATAAAGAGGCTATGATAAAAATGCTTGATAGCAATGATGATGAGATTATAGTAATTACCTTAGCAGGGGCATTAAGTGGCACTTACAATTCTGCTGTAAAAGCAGCAGATGCTGTTGATAAAAAGAGAATTCATGTTATCGATGGCAGTGTTACAATGTTAAATTGTGTTCTTGTTGTGAAAGCGGTTGAATTAATAGAGGCAGGTAAAAATACCAAACAAGTGATAAAAGAGATTAAGGATACAATTCGTAATCAACATGCCGTATTTAGTGTTTATGATTTAGATTTTTTAAAAAGAGGTGGCAGAATAAGCTTCGTTCAAAGCGTAGTAGGAGGAATGCTTAATATTAAACCTATCCTGACTTTAACAAATGAACGAGGTTTGACATCTATTGACAAAGCCAAAGGGGACAAGCAATTAATTAAAAAACTTATTAAGTATGCCAAAGAAGGACGAAACAAGAAAAATCCGCTAATGCTGGTATATGCGGGAAAAGATATTTTACCTAAAGCTTTGGCGTTTCAAAAAGAACTAGAAGAAGCATTAGGTGAAAAAGTTGAGTTTTTCACAGAAGTGGGTGCTGTAATTGGAACCCATACAGGACCTGGTTTATTAGGTGTCGGTTATTAA
- a CDS encoding type IV secretory system conjugative DNA transfer family protein produces the protein MTSKHDTDISKVAKEKTALFLIVPDEDSTNYPLVTLFLKQAYMNLVKTADLEYGGGLPIRINFNLEEFGNFPAVPDFDKALTVGWW, from the coding sequence ATGACAAGCAAACATGATACTGATATATCAAAAGTGGCAAAAGAAAAAACAGCTCTATTTTTAATTGTTCCTGATGAGGATTCAACAAACTACCCACTGGTAACTTTATTTCTAAAGCAGGCCTATATGAATTTAGTTAAAACAGCTGATCTAGAATATGGTGGAGGACTTCCAATACGTATTAATTTTAATCTTGAAGAATTTGGAAACTTTCCGGCAGTGCCAGACTTTGATAAAGCTTTAACAGTAGGGTGGTGGTAG
- a CDS encoding type IV secretory system conjugative DNA transfer family protein: MDCLMIYMYGIIAYIALTIVIYYYFIGLFKNRKIPSLPVEKFGENVVIPLKSKEKQHGDAWFVPEEDFERHFKKSELLNEDGEIEVGGIVFHVKKGEEIKDTVYTVDDDIHTLILGATRSGKTRGLILQLIINQAMAGENIICSDPKGELFLYTYPFLNKKGYNVLTINLKEPLKSHHYNYMNDINQAIEKGDMNSAQKLTSTLVNILKPKQEKESDPFWRNGEVSVLNTTILTIAKYASPECKNLYNVFLFIAQMAEYVYPSKANSPIYGGEFYKRLPVGDPLRTVFAVVNNEKDDYKKPSFPQR, translated from the coding sequence ATGGATTGTCTAATGATATATATGTATGGAATAATCGCTTATATAGCTTTAACAATAGTAATTTATTATTACTTTATTGGATTATTTAAAAATAGAAAAATTCCCTCACTACCAGTAGAAAAATTTGGGGAAAATGTTGTTATTCCTTTAAAATCAAAAGAAAAACAACATGGGGATGCATGGTTTGTACCTGAAGAGGATTTTGAAAGACATTTTAAAAAATCAGAACTATTAAATGAAGATGGAGAAATTGAAGTTGGAGGAATAGTTTTTCATGTGAAAAAGGGCGAAGAGATTAAAGATACTGTTTATACAGTTGATGACGATATTCATACACTGATACTTGGAGCCACTCGATCAGGAAAGACAAGAGGACTTATTTTACAATTAATTATTAACCAAGCAATGGCCGGAGAGAATATAATCTGTTCTGATCCTAAAGGAGAATTATTTTTATACACATATCCATTTTTAAATAAAAAGGGTTATAATGTATTAACAATTAATTTAAAAGAACCGCTAAAATCCCATCATTATAATTACATGAATGATATTAACCAAGCAATTGAAAAAGGCGATATGAACTCAGCGCAGAAATTAACATCAACTCTAGTAAATATTCTAAAACCAAAGCAAGAAAAGGAATCAGATCCATTTTGGAGAAATGGAGAAGTATCTGTATTAAATACCACAATATTAACCATAGCCAAATATGCATCACCTGAATGCAAAAATTTATATAACGTGTTTTTATTTATTGCACAAATGGCCGAATATGTTTATCCTAGCAAAGCTAATAGCCCTATCTATGGCGGTGAGTTTTATAAAAGACTACCTGTCGGAGATCCATTAAGAACTGTTTTTGCTGTAGTTAATAATGAAAAGGATGATTACAAAAAACCTTCTTTTCCTCAGCGCTAG
- a CDS encoding InlB B-repeat-containing protein, which produces MQNNDSYVDSGGGISLYNTKATLINNTITNNKSETGKSILSLTQRGGGISIGGSCAVALKNNIIVGNYTYNKNGVVDTNSKYNNVAIPNVTESINNIGIDNGNAIDPDDVLNTFGTTTPELRENESSITAGDIRWQGSNNNGYSIIETVPILPSDGSVVSGLAHNAAGTPLLPQGQRGFTRHSLNSDTGSIEAMYVKFDGNGSTWSKPQMGDYDGTEYYKGIDPNAILKVSYVYGTLVAEDPPTTRYDATSRFKEWNTQLDGLGTSYKTGSTFTITGDTILYSIFAPINKVVYDGNGNLAVWPLLILKITFSLILQQF; this is translated from the coding sequence TTGCAGAATAATGATAGTTATGTGGATTCTGGAGGTGGTATTTCTTTATATAATACTAAAGCGACTCTTATCAATAATACTATTACTAATAATAAATCTGAAACTGGAAAATCAATTTTAAGTTTAACCCAGAGAGGTGGAGGGATTTCTATAGGTGGTTCATGTGCTGTAGCCTTAAAAAATAATATTATTGTAGGAAATTATACTTATAATAAAAATGGTGTAGTTGATACCAATAGTAAATATAATAATGTAGCTATTCCTAATGTTACAGAGAGTATTAATAATATAGGTATTGATAATGGAAATGCCATAGACCCTGATGATGTTTTAAATACATTTGGAACAACAACGCCGGAGCTTAGGGAAAATGAATCAAGCATTACTGCCGGAGACATTCGCTGGCAGGGCAGTAATAATAATGGTTATTCAATAATTGAAACTGTACCTATTTTACCTTCAGATGGCTCTGTTGTTTCTGGACTTGCTCATAATGCTGCTGGAACTCCTTTATTACCACAAGGACAAAGAGGTTTTACGAGACATTCATTAAATTCTGATACTGGATCTATTGAAGCTATGTATGTTAAATTTGATGGTAATGGTTCTACATGGAGTAAACCACAAATGGGAGACTATGATGGAACAGAATATTACAAAGGCATAGATCCCAATGCTATTTTAAAAGTATCTTATGTATATGGTACTCTTGTAGCAGAGGATCCTCCAACTACTCGTTATGATGCTACTTCAAGATTTAAGGAATGGAATACTCAATTAGATGGTTTAGGTACTAGCTATAAAACTGGTAGCACGTTTACTATTACTGGAGATACAATTCTTTACAGTATATTTGCGCCTATAAATAAAGTTGTTTACGATGGTAATGGAAACCTGGCGGTTTGGCCCCTATTGATTCTGAAGATTACATTCTCGCTGATCTTGCAACAGTTTTAG
- a CDS encoding RHS repeat domain-containing protein, with protein MTFFQKSIKDRESLTEKEYVYDDKWKDLLVKYDGETLTYDEIGNVLVFGNKEHIRKQGRRLASFKQDNQSTVYNYDADGIRTSKKVDSEVTEYATSNGEVVGQKTNNSIIIFNRGYTGDLISMVKDGDTYHYKLNAQNDVEGILDNNGKEVVSYVYDSWGNIKEISGELKDTIGIENPLRYRSYFYDEESGYYYLQQRYYNPEIGRFINGDVYVNTGEGAFDSNMFAYCGNNPINNIDREGKFFNWLGQMIEKWWLSIWKLPPNEYQKPASVSNKIDVRTSGTTYDPISFDCYGTATGRQTRYDLNKTGKSFINSIEDDIGSSNISLQDDLAKLKNLILVYIIKLLQKEMSIDIILLSKLTVFGIVKVVLGI; from the coding sequence TTGACATTCTTCCAAAAATCAATTAAAGATAGGGAATCATTAACGGAAAAAGAATATGTGTATGATGATAAATGGAAGGATTTGTTAGTTAAGTATGATGGAGAAACATTAACTTATGATGAAATTGGCAATGTTTTAGTTTTTGGTAACAAAGAACATATTCGGAAACAAGGAAGACGCCTAGCTTCTTTTAAGCAGGATAATCAATCGACAGTATACAATTATGATGCAGATGGAATTAGAACAAGCAAAAAAGTTGATTCTGAAGTTACGGAATATGCAACTTCAAATGGAGAAGTTGTTGGACAAAAAACTAATAATTCAATAATAATCTTTAATAGAGGCTATACAGGAGATCTAATTTCTATGGTGAAAGATGGTGATACCTATCATTACAAGTTAAATGCTCAGAATGATGTAGAAGGTATTCTTGACAATAATGGAAAAGAAGTAGTATCTTATGTCTATGATAGTTGGGGGAATATAAAGGAAATTAGCGGGGAATTAAAAGATACTATTGGGATTGAGAACCCACTTAGATATCGCTCTTATTTTTATGATGAGGAATCCGGATATTATTATTTACAACAAAGGTATTATAATCCTGAAATAGGTAGATTTATTAATGGAGATGTTTATGTAAATACTGGCGAAGGTGCATTCGATTCTAATATGTTTGCCTATTGTGGTAATAATCCTATTAATAATATTGATCGTGAGGGTAAGTTTTTTAATTGGTTAGGCCAAATGATTGAGAAGTGGTGGTTGAGCATATGGAAGTTACCACCAAATGAATATCAAAAACCTGCTAGTGTATCAAATAAAATTGATGTAAGAACAAGTGGAACAACTTATGACCCTATTAGTTTTGACTGCTATGGTACAGCTACTGGTAGACAAACTAGATATGATCTTAATAAAACTGGTAAGAGTTTCATTAATTCTATAGAAGATGATATTGGTAGTTCGAATATTTCGCTTCAAGATGATTTGGCAAAGTTGAAAAACTTGATTCTAGTTTATATAATAAAGTTATTGCAAAAAGAAATGAGCATAGATATCATTTTATTGTCCAAATTGACGGTATTTGGTATAGTAAAAGTGGTGCTGGGAATTTAA
- a CDS encoding cobalamin B12-binding domain-containing protein: MEKLITVLMECIEAGGDGERAAKETREWINQGTNPMNIINNAILHLMDDIGERFSRLDLFLPDLVSAAEVAKGVKDEVAIVLKERNIVTEKIGTIVMGKVKGDVHDIGKNIVATLLEVNGFDVVDLGNDVDPYLFIETARKEKAELIGMSSLLTTSMLYMKETIEGLEGLGLHGNIKVIVGGGPVSHDWAMSIGADGYSADANDAVSACMELLNKGGSNYEK, translated from the coding sequence ATGGAAAAATTAATAACTGTGTTAATGGAATGCATTGAAGCTGGAGGAGATGGCGAACGAGCAGCTAAAGAGACAAGAGAGTGGATTAATCAAGGTACTAATCCAATGAATATTATTAATAATGCCATATTACATTTAATGGATGATATAGGCGAAAGATTTTCTCGGTTGGATTTATTTCTTCCTGATTTGGTATCAGCAGCAGAAGTTGCAAAAGGGGTTAAGGATGAAGTTGCCATTGTGCTAAAGGAAAGAAATATTGTTACTGAAAAAATTGGAACGATTGTGATGGGTAAAGTTAAAGGGGATGTTCATGATATTGGGAAAAATATTGTAGCCACTTTACTTGAAGTTAATGGCTTTGATGTTGTTGATTTAGGCAATGATGTTGATCCCTATTTATTTATTGAAACTGCTCGTAAAGAAAAAGCTGAATTAATAGGTATGTCTTCTTTACTAACGACTTCTATGCTTTACATGAAAGAGACTATTGAAGGTTTAGAAGGATTAGGTCTTCATGGGAATATAAAAGTTATTGTAGGCGGTGGACCTGTATCCCATGACTGGGCGATGTCTATAGGTGCCGATGGTTACAGTGCAGATGCCAATGATGCTGTAAGTGCATGTATGGAACTACTTAATAAAGGAGGAAGTAATTATGAAAAGTAA
- a CDS encoding monomethylamine:corrinoid methyltransferase, with amino-acid sequence MNCQKQPLKELVGRGIGFGVVENAVTEIGELSGTSFGGFPQEDWHHVCFVSELKTNYGLLIKIIAHLVRTGCVIHSFYNHPILGGHAGGADGVALMAITGEILACVVNMATTFSMCPTHPFYNCDTAPELVWAISTAQQALNRNTNLLTTVMTSPVSGPLTESLLYECATQATNATVSGAARIDGVRSAVGVNLAHCSGLEARFNAEIAHAATGMTRKDANEFIKIFQSKYVPLIAKSPIGKPFQDVYDTVKIKPLPVWQEMYEKVKEDIKSLGFPLK; translated from the coding sequence TTGAACTGTCAAAAGCAGCCGCTCAAAGAGCTGGTAGGCCGGGGAATTGGTTTTGGTGTTGTAGAAAACGCTGTTACTGAAATAGGTGAACTTTCAGGCACTTCTTTTGGAGGTTTTCCACAGGAAGATTGGCATCATGTCTGTTTTGTTAGTGAACTAAAAACCAATTATGGTCTTTTAATAAAAATTATTGCTCATTTAGTTAGAACGGGTTGCGTGATTCATAGTTTCTATAACCACCCTATCTTAGGCGGACATGCTGGTGGAGCAGATGGTGTAGCATTAATGGCTATTACGGGAGAAATTTTAGCTTGTGTTGTTAATATGGCCACAACTTTTTCTATGTGTCCAACTCATCCATTTTATAATTGTGATACTGCCCCAGAATTAGTTTGGGCCATTAGTACAGCACAACAAGCACTTAATAGAAATACGAACTTATTAACTACAGTGATGACATCACCTGTTTCAGGTCCATTAACGGAATCTTTGTTGTATGAATGTGCAACTCAAGCTACTAATGCTACTGTATCTGGTGCAGCTCGAATTGATGGTGTTCGTTCGGCAGTAGGGGTGAATTTAGCACATTGTAGTGGTTTAGAGGCTAGATTTAATGCTGAAATTGCTCACGCAGCTACTGGAATGACTAGAAAAGATGCTAATGAGTTTATTAAAATATTTCAAAGTAAATACGTGCCATTAATTGCTAAGAGTCCCATTGGAAAGCCATTCCAAGATGTTTATGATACTGTGAAAATAAAACCATTGCCTGTGTGGCAAGAAATGTACGAAAAGGTTAAAGAAGATATTAAAAGTTTAGGATTTCCATTAAAGTAA
- a CDS encoding RICIN domain-containing protein translates to MKYRLNVWGGSDVKALSSNIEGKIPAGEYYIISLQSGKALDAANNTLLQPAIQWGFHGSALQQWELIDKGNYYLIKSVAFGNVLHTMDGSKNNGATIMRYTNFNGANAAQKWTLEKAGYNAFEIKNVWSGKYLDLSGSSYANGGTMAQWDRNFKDNQKWLFYPVSN, encoded by the coding sequence ATTAAGTATAGGCTTAATGTATGGGGAGGTTCTGATGTAAAAGCCCTCTCTTCTAATATTGAGGGAAAGATTCCTGCTGGGGAATATTATATAATTTCACTTCAATCAGGTAAAGCATTAGATGCTGCAAACAATACCCTGTTGCAACCAGCCATTCAGTGGGGTTTCCATGGAAGTGCTTTACAACAATGGGAGTTAATAGACAAGGGGAACTACTATCTAATCAAGTCAGTTGCCTTTGGTAATGTGCTTCATACTATGGATGGCAGTAAGAATAACGGAGCTACTATTATGCGGTATACAAATTTTAATGGCGCCAATGCTGCTCAAAAATGGACCTTAGAGAAAGCAGGCTATAACGCCTTTGAAATTAAAAATGTATGGTCAGGAAAGTATTTGGATTTAAGCGGAAGCTCTTATGCAAATGGTGGAACAATGGCACAATGGGATAGAAATTTTAAAGACAATCAAAAATGGTTGTTCTATCCAGTATCTAACTAG
- a CDS encoding solute carrier family 23 protein: MEKKVIHPVDEVLPKKQLFVYGIQHVLAMYSGAVVIPLIIANVLGLSSDQLILLINADLFVCGIATIIQSLGIWKFGIRLPIIQGITFTVLQPVIAIGLGILGTGGRPQDALVTIFISVIIAGFLQWLFHLYPVIY; the protein is encoded by the coding sequence ATGGAAAAGAAAGTTATTCATCCTGTTGATGAAGTTTTACCTAAAAAACAACTATTTGTTTATGGGATTCAGCATGTTTTGGCAATGTATTCTGGGGCTGTTGTTATTCCATTAATTATTGCAAATGTTTTAGGGCTATCTTCAGACCAGTTAATTCTATTAATTAATGCAGATTTATTTGTTTGTGGTATTGCAACAATTATTCAGAGTTTGGGGATTTGGAAGTTTGGTATTCGCTTACCCATAATCCAAGGGATTACTTTTACTGTCTTACAACCTGTTATTGCAATTGGACTTGGTATTTTAGGCACCGGAGGAAGACCTCAGGATGCTTTGGTTACTATTTTTATATCAGTAATTATTGCAGGCTTTTTACAATGGCTATTTCACCTTTATCCGGTCATTTATTAA
- a CDS encoding 6-phosphofructokinase: MKITGNAVIAQGGGPTAVINQSLVGAVLEMQQHSEITGIYGALHGVKGIIDEDFIDLSFETPGNLEAVANTPCSALFSTRDKPNAEYCEQIFKVFKKYNIRYFFYIGGNDSSDTVRIVNEYAEKEDYDFRAFHIPKTIDNDLELNDHTPGYGSAAKFVAEAFMGANLETKALPGIYIGVVMGRHAGFLTAAAALGRTLPDDGPHLVYMPERAFDIDEFLKDVKVVYERLGRCLIAVSEGIIDKEGTLIAAKLKENVTRDAHGNIELAGGELGEMLSKKIKETLHISRVRADTFGYLQRSFAGTVSVTDQIEAREAGAKAVIYGVSGHYKSGSIIIKRVGDYDVAYELTDLANIAAKTRHMPDSYITKEGNQVTGAFMKYGFPLLGSTFKKTATLKAQKVDKIK, from the coding sequence ATGAAAATAACAGGCAATGCAGTTATCGCTCAAGGCGGTGGACCTACTGCTGTTATTAATCAATCGTTAGTAGGTGCTGTTTTGGAAATGCAACAGCACAGTGAAATTACAGGAATTTATGGAGCCCTTCATGGTGTAAAAGGAATAATTGATGAGGATTTTATTGATTTATCTTTTGAAACACCTGGCAATCTAGAGGCTGTAGCCAATACTCCATGTTCTGCATTATTTTCTACAAGGGATAAACCTAATGCAGAATATTGCGAACAAATATTTAAAGTATTTAAAAAGTATAATATTCGTTATTTTTTCTATATTGGTGGAAATGATTCATCTGATACTGTACGGATTGTTAATGAATATGCTGAAAAAGAGGACTATGATTTTAGAGCTTTTCATATTCCTAAAACAATTGATAATGATTTAGAATTAAATGATCACACTCCAGGGTATGGTTCAGCAGCTAAATTTGTTGCAGAAGCATTTATGGGTGCTAATTTAGAAACTAAAGCATTACCAGGTATTTATATTGGTGTTGTTATGGGCAGACATGCTGGCTTTTTAACTGCAGCAGCGGCTTTAGGAAGAACTTTGCCAGATGATGGACCGCATTTAGTTTATATGCCTGAAAGAGCTTTTGATATTGATGAATTTTTAAAGGATGTTAAGGTTGTATATGAGCGATTAGGTCGTTGCCTAATTGCTGTATCTGAAGGTATAATTGATAAAGAAGGAACACTAATAGCAGCTAAGCTTAAAGAAAATGTTACCCGTGATGCCCATGGTAATATTGAGTTAGCTGGTGGCGAACTAGGTGAAATGCTTTCAAAAAAAATAAAAGAAACCCTTCACATTAGTAGAGTAAGGGCGGATACATTTGGTTATCTTCAAAGAAGCTTTGCTGGTACTGTATCTGTAACAGATCAGATTGAAGCTAGAGAAGCAGGTGCTAAAGCTGTTATTTATGGCGTTAGTGGACACTATAAGAGTGGTTCAATTATTATCAAAAGAGTGGGAGATTACGATGTTGCTTATGAGTTAACTGATTTGGCTAATATTGCAGCTAAAACCCGTCATATGCCTGATTCCTATATTACAAAAGAAGGCAATCAGGTTACAGGAGCATTTATGAAATATGGCTTTCCATTACTTGGTTCTACATTTAAAAAGACTGCTACTTTAAAAGCTCAAAAAGTAGATAAGATAAAATAA